Proteins from a genomic interval of Pseudomonas sp. RC10:
- a CDS encoding BatD family protein, whose amino-acid sequence MSRVHTVVIAWLLCLFALVAQADTPAATLQASVDRTRVNTGETVELTLESDDATLFGKPDMTALQTDFDVRDTRQLNSLTTLEGNVHATTRWLITLMPRHSGSIEIPPLQLGELISQPIALQVVEVEPSAQAQEQKLAPVFMEASLDQDTVYVQAQAVLTVRIYHSVSLFDDSSLSPLQVPDARIEKLGDTRTYEKQINGIRHGVIEMRYALYPQQSGDLTIPAQEFSATMVQDIPEVSTAAATSQPAVATSPKPGKLMRVTSAPLPLKVKPQPANYPANTPWLPARSISLSENWSPDPAHTQIGDSLTRTLVIKAEGLSSAQLPPLPATDVSALRRYPDQPQLSNQVNERGLVGSREEREALVPNRPGAIEIPAVDVVWWNTLEDHLEHSALPARTLQISTNPALSVDTPVSDTTGVTVIGPPVWPWQLSTVILSFTTLLGFGLWWRGRWQPALTRAAQTGPSPRTVLDDLKRASLANDPHATRQALDAWARQQPETLADMAARFVPLSDALDGLNGALYSETGKLWLGEDLWKAVKALPAVEKPIDPNGADSLPPLYPK is encoded by the coding sequence CCGCTGCGACGTTGCAGGCCAGCGTTGATCGCACGCGTGTGAATACCGGGGAAACCGTCGAACTGACGCTGGAGTCCGACGACGCCACGCTCTTCGGCAAACCTGACATGACCGCGTTGCAAACCGACTTCGACGTGCGCGACACCCGCCAGCTCAACAGCCTGACGACCCTCGAAGGCAACGTCCACGCCACCACCCGCTGGCTGATCACGTTGATGCCGCGCCACAGCGGTTCGATCGAAATTCCGCCGCTGCAACTGGGCGAACTCATCAGCCAGCCGATCGCCTTGCAGGTGGTCGAGGTCGAGCCGTCCGCGCAGGCTCAGGAGCAGAAGCTTGCGCCGGTGTTCATGGAAGCGAGCCTCGATCAAGACACCGTCTACGTGCAGGCCCAGGCCGTGCTGACGGTGCGCATCTACCATTCGGTGTCGCTGTTCGACGACAGCAGCCTTTCTCCGCTGCAAGTGCCGGATGCACGGATCGAAAAACTGGGCGACACCCGCACCTATGAAAAGCAGATCAACGGCATTCGTCATGGCGTGATCGAGATGCGCTATGCGTTGTACCCCCAGCAAAGCGGCGACCTGACCATCCCCGCGCAGGAGTTCAGCGCAACCATGGTGCAGGACATTCCGGAAGTCAGCACCGCCGCCGCGACCAGCCAGCCTGCCGTTGCCACCAGCCCGAAGCCGGGCAAGCTGATGCGGGTGACGTCTGCACCGCTGCCCCTGAAGGTAAAACCGCAACCTGCGAATTACCCCGCCAACACGCCGTGGCTGCCCGCTCGCAGCATTAGCCTGAGCGAGAACTGGAGCCCTGATCCGGCGCACACGCAGATTGGGGATTCGCTGACCCGCACGCTGGTCATCAAGGCTGAGGGGCTGTCGAGCGCGCAATTGCCACCGCTTCCCGCCACCGACGTCAGTGCCCTGCGGCGCTATCCTGACCAGCCGCAATTGAGCAATCAGGTGAACGAGCGGGGCTTGGTCGGCAGTCGCGAAGAACGTGAGGCACTGGTGCCGAACCGTCCGGGGGCCATCGAGATTCCGGCGGTGGACGTGGTGTGGTGGAACACGCTGGAAGATCATCTTGAGCACAGCGCCCTGCCCGCCCGCACCTTGCAGATCAGCACCAACCCTGCGCTGTCAGTGGACACGCCGGTGAGCGATACCACGGGGGTGACCGTGATCGGCCCGCCCGTATGGCCGTGGCAGCTGAGTACCGTAATCCTCAGTTTCACCACGCTGTTGGGTTTTGGCCTCTGGTGGCGCGGTCGGTGGCAACCGGCGCTGACCCGCGCCGCGCAGACCGGGCCAAGCCCGCGCACCGTGCTCGATGACCTGAAACGCGCCAGCCTGGCCAACGACCCTCATGCCACCCGTCAGGCGCTGGATGCCTGGGCGCGTCAGCAACCGGAAACCCTCGCTGACATGGCGGCGCGCTTCGTACCTTTGTCCGATGCACTGGACGGTCTGAACGGCGCGCTGTACAGCGAGACCGGCAAACTGTGGCTGGGCGAAGATTTATGGAAGGCCGTGAAAGCGCTGCCCGCCGTTGAAAAACCGATTGACCCGAACGGCGCAGACAGCCTGCCGCCGTTGTATCCGAAATGA
- a CDS encoding exonuclease SbcCD subunit D C-terminal domain-containing protein: MRLFHTSDWHLGQNLHGQERDFEHQCFLTWLLARLAERKPDALLIAGDIFDTVNPSVKAQEQLYDFIVSAHDQNPQLTIVMIAGNHDSGSRIELPGPLMRRLRTHALGRVLWLDDGVLDVDRLLLPLTNAKGKVLGWCLALPFLRPAEVTGPALGDNYLRGIGQVHEMLIAAANQKRKKGQALIAISHAHMAGGSVSEDSERSLIIGNAEALPASLFGETITYVALGHLHKPQKVNGETRIRYSGSPIPLSFSEIGYQHQILEVDCEAGKLASVTPLLIPRAVNLQRVGPAPLADLLLQLKDLPDIDLLADVDRQPWLEVRVKLDEPQPDLRNQIESALENKAVRLVRIAAEYAGKGARDDEDDRDLIELDQLSPQELFSRAWRDSYGSEVDEQTLQDFATLLQDVQLADGQPEGEQP; encoded by the coding sequence ATGCGTCTGTTCCACACCTCCGACTGGCATTTGGGCCAGAACCTCCACGGCCAGGAGCGGGACTTCGAACACCAGTGTTTTCTGACCTGGCTGCTGGCCCGTCTGGCCGAGCGCAAACCTGATGCGTTGCTGATCGCGGGCGACATCTTCGACACCGTCAACCCGTCGGTCAAAGCCCAGGAACAGCTCTACGATTTCATCGTCAGCGCCCACGACCAGAACCCGCAACTGACCATCGTGATGATCGCGGGCAATCACGACTCCGGCTCGCGCATCGAACTGCCCGGCCCGCTGATGCGGCGTCTGCGCACCCATGCGCTGGGGCGTGTGCTGTGGCTGGACGACGGCGTGCTCGACGTCGACCGCCTGTTGTTGCCGCTGACCAACGCCAAGGGCAAAGTCCTCGGCTGGTGCCTGGCGTTGCCGTTCCTGCGACCCGCCGAAGTCACCGGCCCCGCGTTGGGCGACAACTACTTGCGCGGCATCGGTCAGGTGCACGAAATGCTCATCGCCGCCGCCAACCAGAAACGCAAGAAAGGCCAGGCCCTGATCGCCATCAGCCACGCGCACATGGCCGGCGGCTCGGTCTCGGAAGACTCCGAACGAAGCCTGATCATCGGCAACGCCGAAGCCCTACCCGCCAGCCTGTTCGGCGAGACCATCACCTATGTCGCCCTCGGCCATCTGCACAAGCCGCAAAAGGTCAACGGCGAAACGCGCATTCGCTACAGCGGCTCGCCGATTCCCCTGTCGTTTTCGGAAATCGGCTATCAGCATCAGATCCTCGAAGTCGATTGCGAAGCGGGAAAACTCGCCAGCGTCACGCCGCTGCTGATTCCCCGCGCCGTCAACCTGCAACGGGTCGGCCCGGCGCCGCTGGCGGACCTGCTGCTGCAACTCAAGGACCTGCCGGACATCGACCTGCTGGCCGACGTCGATCGTCAACCGTGGCTCGAAGTGCGGGTGAAGCTGGACGAACCTCAACCGGACCTGCGCAACCAGATCGAATCGGCGCTGGAAAACAAGGCCGTGCGCCTGGTGCGCATCGCCGCCGAATACGCAGGCAAAGGTGCGCGGGACGACGAAGACGACCGCGACCTGATCGAACTGGACCAGCTCAGCCCGCAAGAATTATTCAGCCGTGCATGGCGCGACAGCTACGGCAGCGAGGTCGATGAACAAACGTTGCAGGACT